In the genome of Coraliomargarita sinensis, one region contains:
- the lpxD gene encoding UDP-3-O-(3-hydroxymyristoyl)glucosamine N-acyltransferase: MAFVFSLQRILEMLPPDVESVGDFSGDIVGIASLSSAKAGDLSFLGNHKYHSQVETSNASVVLLPKDYDGEPSEGQIYLKVENPSFSLAMICREIERLLMPAPEPGAHPSAVIHPEAKVSPEATIGPLCVVEAGATVEAAVLESQVHVGRHAKISAGTYLFPRVVVGNYCEIGERNRLLPGCVIGSDGYGYEFVENAHQRVPQVGRVVTAADVDVGANSTIDRARFGSTYIGQGTKIDNQVQIAHNVRVGKHCLLVAQVGISGSTEIGDGVVIGGQAGVAGHLQIGDGAMIAGGAAIVKSVEAGTKMRGSPATEMALHNRIIVLQRKLPELFKRFDQLEKSIESREQE, translated from the coding sequence ATGGCATTTGTTTTTTCGCTCCAGCGCATCCTTGAGATGCTGCCACCGGATGTTGAGTCGGTGGGAGATTTTTCTGGCGATATTGTCGGGATTGCTTCCTTGTCCAGCGCGAAGGCGGGCGACCTTTCTTTTCTGGGTAATCATAAATACCACAGCCAGGTCGAAACTTCGAACGCTTCGGTCGTGCTCCTGCCCAAGGACTACGACGGCGAACCCTCCGAAGGGCAGATCTACCTGAAGGTCGAAAATCCTTCTTTTTCCCTCGCGATGATCTGCCGGGAAATCGAGCGTTTGCTCATGCCCGCACCCGAGCCTGGGGCCCATCCCTCGGCCGTGATTCACCCTGAGGCGAAGGTTTCACCCGAGGCGACCATTGGGCCGCTCTGTGTCGTGGAGGCCGGAGCCACGGTTGAGGCTGCCGTCCTGGAAAGCCAGGTGCATGTCGGGCGACATGCCAAGATTTCAGCAGGGACCTATTTGTTTCCGAGGGTTGTGGTCGGGAATTACTGCGAGATTGGCGAGCGGAACCGTCTCCTGCCGGGCTGTGTTATCGGATCGGACGGATACGGCTATGAATTCGTGGAGAATGCGCATCAGCGCGTGCCTCAAGTGGGCAGAGTCGTTACCGCTGCGGATGTTGATGTCGGGGCCAACTCAACCATCGACCGCGCGCGTTTCGGCAGCACCTACATCGGACAAGGCACGAAAATCGACAATCAGGTGCAGATTGCCCACAATGTTCGGGTGGGGAAGCACTGCCTGCTGGTTGCCCAGGTCGGCATCAGTGGCAGCACGGAGATCGGCGACGGCGTCGTCATCGGGGGGCAGGCAGGTGTTGCCGGCCATCTCCAAATCGGTGACGGGGCGATGATCGCAGGCGGTGCGGCTATCGTGAAGTCAGTCGAGGCAGGCACGAAGATGCGGGGCAGCCCGGCCACGGAAATGGCACTCCACAACCGGATTATCGTTCTACAGAGAAAATTGCCCGAACTTTTCAAAAGGTTTGATCAACTGGAGAAATCGATTGAGTCTCGTGAACAGGAATGA
- the guaA gene encoding glutamine-hydrolyzing GMP synthase gives MPDTIAVLDFGSQYTQVIARRIREAHVLSRIYPYNTKASVLKKDGVKGIILSGGPSSVLLKGSPRPDKKVFEMGVPVLGICYGEQLMAHMLGGRVGKSEQREFGHGTLKVAKKGKLFAGLPKNLRVWNSHGDRLDKLPKGFEAIASTENSPYATIQDAKRDFYGMQFHPEVAHSEMGMEVLNNFLVKICKCKREWSMANYIEESVRQIRETVGDKRVILGLSGGVDSSVAAALIHKAIGKQLTCVFVDNGLLRLHEREQVEKLYGDHFDLDLRVAKKANLFLGRLKGVSDPEKKRKIIGNTFVEVFDEEVNKLKKRGNYAFLAQGTLYPDVIESVAIDGNPAALIKSHHNVGGLPKKMKLDLLEPLRALFKDEVRELGSELGLPKEVVWRQPFPGPGLGVRVMGPIRKKDLDVLRRADAILHEEMMAADLYYKVWQSFCVFLPVKTVGVMGDERTYENVVALRIVESVDAMTADWARVPYEVLRTISSRIINEVTGCNRVVLDISSKPPSTIEWE, from the coding sequence ATGCCAGACACCATCGCCGTTCTCGATTTCGGATCTCAATACACGCAGGTCATCGCCCGCCGTATTCGTGAGGCCCACGTGCTTTCCCGTATTTACCCTTACAATACCAAGGCCAGCGTCCTGAAGAAAGATGGCGTCAAGGGCATCATCCTGTCCGGCGGGCCTTCTTCGGTCTTGCTGAAAGGATCGCCCCGTCCGGACAAGAAAGTCTTCGAGATGGGCGTCCCCGTCCTCGGGATCTGCTATGGCGAGCAGCTCATGGCGCATATGCTCGGCGGCCGGGTCGGCAAGAGCGAGCAGCGCGAGTTCGGCCACGGCACGCTGAAGGTGGCGAAAAAAGGTAAGCTTTTTGCCGGCCTGCCCAAGAACCTCCGCGTCTGGAATTCGCACGGGGACCGATTGGACAAACTACCTAAGGGCTTTGAAGCCATCGCCTCCACGGAAAATTCGCCTTACGCCACCATTCAGGATGCCAAGCGCGACTTTTATGGCATGCAGTTTCACCCGGAGGTCGCCCACTCTGAGATGGGGATGGAAGTGCTCAATAACTTTCTGGTGAAGATCTGTAAATGTAAGCGCGAGTGGTCGATGGCGAACTACATCGAGGAGTCCGTACGCCAGATTCGCGAAACCGTGGGCGACAAGCGTGTTATTCTTGGACTCAGCGGGGGGGTCGACTCCTCTGTCGCCGCGGCCTTGATCCATAAGGCGATTGGTAAGCAACTCACTTGTGTATTCGTGGACAATGGCTTGCTGCGTCTGCATGAGCGCGAGCAGGTAGAGAAGCTTTATGGTGATCATTTCGATCTCGATCTGCGTGTCGCAAAAAAGGCCAATCTTTTCCTCGGCCGTCTTAAAGGGGTTTCAGATCCGGAGAAAAAGCGTAAAATTATCGGCAATACCTTCGTCGAAGTTTTTGACGAAGAAGTGAACAAGCTGAAGAAGCGCGGCAACTATGCTTTTCTTGCCCAGGGCACACTTTACCCCGACGTCATCGAATCGGTGGCGATCGATGGGAACCCCGCGGCGTTGATCAAGAGCCATCACAATGTCGGCGGTTTGCCTAAGAAAATGAAGCTCGATCTGCTCGAGCCGCTGCGCGCGCTTTTCAAAGACGAAGTTCGCGAGCTCGGCTCCGAGTTGGGCCTGCCCAAAGAGGTCGTCTGGCGGCAACCGTTCCCCGGGCCGGGGCTTGGTGTGCGCGTGATGGGGCCGATTCGTAAGAAAGACCTCGATGTGCTCCGCCGTGCCGATGCGATTTTGCACGAAGAGATGATGGCCGCCGACTTGTACTACAAAGTCTGGCAGTCTTTCTGTGTCTTTCTCCCCGTTAAGACGGTGGGTGTTATGGGTGACGAGCGCACTTACGAAAACGTGGTCGCACTCCGTATTGTCGAAAGTGTCGACGCCATGACGGCGGACTGGGCGCGTGTTCCCTACGAGGTGCTGCGCACCATCTCGAGCCGGATTATCAATGAAGTCACGGGTTGTAATCGGGTCGTGCTGGATATTAGCTCGAAGCCTCCCAGCACAATTGAGTGGGAGTAG
- a CDS encoding nucleotidyltransferase family protein, whose translation MQPALLLLAAGMGSRYGGLKQLDAMGPSGQTMIDYAVIDAIRAGFGKIVFVIRKDFEAEFRETIGQRYEKRIAVEYAFQDLHDLPAGQSVPEGRTKPWGTAHAVRAARNVISEPFAVINADDFYGAEAYRQMAGHLRGIAGTEALSASMVGYVLKNTLSPHGTVNRGICRLDDGKLQAVEEFIAIGIDEDGTLRGEGRDGQRVKLDEDVIVSMNFWGFSPSLFEPLEEGFAQFLASRGSEMKSEYYLPTLVDQLIRDGQTECPVLRTDSPWFGVTYPEDKVRVVESIAKLTEQGVYEA comes from the coding sequence ATGCAACCCGCTCTCCTTCTCCTCGCCGCCGGTATGGGCTCACGCTATGGTGGCCTCAAGCAGCTGGACGCCATGGGGCCGTCCGGCCAAACCATGATCGACTACGCGGTGATTGATGCCATCCGGGCCGGCTTCGGCAAGATCGTCTTCGTCATCCGGAAAGACTTTGAAGCCGAGTTTCGCGAGACGATCGGACAGCGCTACGAGAAGCGTATTGCTGTCGAATACGCCTTTCAGGACCTCCACGACCTGCCCGCGGGGCAATCCGTACCCGAGGGACGCACCAAGCCCTGGGGAACCGCCCACGCCGTTCGCGCGGCGCGCAATGTCATCTCCGAGCCCTTCGCTGTGATCAACGCGGACGACTTCTACGGGGCTGAGGCCTATCGCCAAATGGCCGGGCATTTGCGCGGGATCGCCGGAACGGAGGCCTTGTCGGCCAGTATGGTCGGCTATGTTTTGAAAAACACCCTTTCCCCCCACGGCACGGTCAACCGGGGGATTTGCCGACTCGACGACGGCAAATTACAGGCTGTCGAAGAGTTTATCGCGATCGGAATCGATGAAGACGGAACCTTGCGCGGCGAGGGGCGGGATGGACAACGGGTCAAACTGGATGAGGATGTCATCGTCTCCATGAACTTCTGGGGCTTCTCCCCCTCTCTCTTCGAACCTTTGGAAGAGGGCTTCGCACAGTTTCTCGCCTCAAGAGGAAGCGAAATGAAATCGGAATACTACCTGCCGACCCTGGTCGACCAGCTGATCAGGGACGGTCAGACAGAATGTCCGGTTTTAAGGACCGACAGCCCTTGGTTCGGTGTGACCTACCCCGAGGACAAAGTACGTGTCGTTGAAAGCATCGCGAAGCTGACGGAACAAGGCGTCTACGAAGCCTAA
- a CDS encoding sulfatase family protein, translating into MNSSIFRNLFLTVLFGVSSSFALEKPNIILILADDMGPGEPSHMGGLVPTPAIDSLAAEGMRFTDAHTSSSVCTPTRYGLLTGRYNWRSRLKRFVLIDATEKALMDPKRLNMPAFLKEQNYHTGMIGKWHLGADFERLNSPPGDEDRQDASWKLDYTKPFRNGPADIGFDQSFFVLSSLDVPPYVYLRDDKAVAVPTENGGWPHNEYNDFKRVGARDPEFDAHDALPDFAREAREYIKVQAENEAKPFFLFLSLTSPHTPITPSERFKGKYPQYSHYADFIAETDWVVGEVIAEVTASGIGENTMIIYTSDNGFAPYVKIPEMLAAGYKPSGDWRGDKATIYEGGHRVPFLVRWPAGVEPGTTSDVTVCTTDFYATFADLLGARDAIPPDAAEDSFSFLPALHGFSDPIRPFTIHHSLNGTFAIRKGDWKLIFGTGPGGGWSDEPPPPAELVQLFNLAKDPAETRNLEAENPAKVAELVDDLAETFHRGRTTPGPDQSNDGWPMLRRDLNELAASFPQLAPPDE; encoded by the coding sequence ATGAACTCTTCAATATTTCGAAACCTCTTTCTCACCGTGCTCTTTGGCGTGAGCTCATCTTTCGCTCTGGAAAAGCCCAACATCATTCTCATCCTCGCCGACGACATGGGGCCGGGTGAACCGAGTCACATGGGGGGCCTTGTGCCAACCCCGGCGATTGACAGCCTCGCTGCCGAGGGCATGCGCTTTACAGATGCGCATACGTCTTCCTCGGTTTGCACGCCCACCCGTTATGGCTTGCTCACGGGGCGCTACAACTGGCGTAGCCGTCTCAAGCGTTTCGTGCTGATCGACGCGACGGAAAAGGCACTGATGGATCCAAAGCGTCTCAATATGCCGGCTTTCCTGAAAGAGCAAAATTACCACACCGGGATGATCGGCAAGTGGCATCTGGGCGCGGATTTTGAACGGCTGAATTCACCGCCCGGCGACGAGGATCGCCAGGACGCCTCGTGGAAATTGGATTACACCAAGCCGTTTCGTAACGGGCCGGCCGACATCGGTTTCGACCAGTCTTTTTTCGTCCTCTCTTCCCTCGACGTGCCTCCCTACGTTTATCTTCGGGATGACAAGGCGGTCGCTGTTCCCACCGAAAACGGAGGCTGGCCCCACAACGAATACAATGATTTCAAACGCGTCGGTGCCCGCGATCCCGAGTTTGACGCGCACGATGCGCTGCCGGATTTCGCCCGGGAAGCGCGGGAGTATATCAAAGTCCAAGCCGAGAACGAAGCGAAGCCGTTTTTTCTCTTCCTTTCGTTAACCTCCCCGCATACCCCCATTACACCTAGCGAACGCTTCAAAGGCAAATACCCCCAATACAGTCATTACGCCGATTTTATTGCCGAGACCGACTGGGTTGTCGGAGAAGTCATCGCGGAGGTTACCGCTTCCGGGATCGGGGAAAATACCATGATCATCTATACTTCGGACAATGGTTTCGCGCCCTACGTGAAAATCCCCGAAATGCTCGCTGCCGGTTACAAACCCTCGGGAGACTGGCGTGGCGACAAGGCGACCATCTACGAAGGCGGGCACCGCGTGCCCTTCCTCGTGCGTTGGCCCGCCGGGGTCGAGCCCGGCACCACCAGTGATGTCACCGTTTGCACTACCGATTTCTACGCGACCTTCGCCGACCTGCTCGGTGCCCGCGATGCGATCCCCCCTGATGCGGCCGAGGATTCCTTTTCCTTTCTGCCCGCCCTTCACGGGTTCAGTGATCCGATCCGGCCTTTTACCATTCACCACTCGCTCAACGGCACCTTCGCGATTCGAAAGGGCGATTGGAAATTGATCTTCGGCACCGGCCCCGGCGGAGGCTGGTCCGATGAACCGCCGCCGCCCGCAGAACTCGTCCAGCTGTTCAACCTCGCGAAGGATCCGGCGGAAACCCGTAACCTCGAGGCCGAAAACCCCGCCAAAGTCGCCGAACTGGTGGACGATCTCGCCGAGACCTTTCATCGCGGACGCACCACGCCCGGCCCGGATCAATCCAACGACGGCTGGCCCATGTTGCGGCGGGATCTCAATGAGCTGGCCGCCAGCTTCCCCCAACTCGCTCCGCCCGATGAATAG
- a CDS encoding sulfatase-like hydrolase/transferase, whose protein sequence is MQAPGNLILVLIDDLGYGDIAAHGNPVVHTPNLDALC, encoded by the coding sequence GTGCAAGCCCCGGGAAACTTGATTCTCGTTCTGATCGACGACCTCGGCTATGGCGACATTGCGGCACACGGTAATCCGGTGGTCCATACGCCGAACCTCGACGCCCTGTGTTAG
- a CDS encoding sugar porter family MFS transporter — translation MKAKQFHLSRARAVDGFVSMHPTHPDETQVHKAYLWTICLVATLGGFLFGYDWVVVGGAKEFYEAHFGIYGEGMELAKGWGTSSALIGCIIGAVGCSFVSDRFGRKRLLILAGLLFAISAVGTGLAETFSQYNSFRIIGGLGMGIALNVSPLYISEMSPSRMRGMMVSVNQLSIMLGVLCAQIVNWRISLIDTAMPVDATPEIIAGSWNGLTGWRWMFGAEAVPAVLFFVLMFFVPESARWLMKKGRHEEARGVFEKLGGKAYADAEVADVASTLPKEEIGVVRFSDLIERHVLKVLLLGVFLSFLQQWCGMNAVFYYAADIFKAAGYNLKAMMLNIVVIGSVMVVSVFITMALVDRVGRKSLLLFGCGVLAAVYIAIGICFHTGVQGLPVVLLTLICVSVYSFTLAPLLWVILSEIYPNRIRGAAISIAATAHWVANFTLTYTFPTVNKQLGMSGVFWLFAGVCIVGFLVVRRVLPETKGRTLEDIERDLYGEVVSKD, via the coding sequence ATGAAGGCGAAACAATTTCACTTGTCCAGGGCGCGGGCAGTCGATGGATTTGTCAGCATGCACCCCACCCACCCCGATGAAACGCAGGTTCACAAGGCCTACCTCTGGACGATCTGTCTTGTCGCAACACTGGGCGGCTTTCTCTTCGGATACGACTGGGTCGTGGTCGGCGGGGCCAAGGAATTTTACGAAGCACACTTCGGGATCTACGGCGAGGGCATGGAACTGGCCAAGGGTTGGGGCACAAGCTCGGCTCTCATCGGTTGTATCATCGGGGCGGTTGGCTGCTCGTTTGTCTCGGACCGTTTTGGCCGTAAGCGCCTGCTGATTCTGGCCGGGCTGCTCTTTGCCATTTCCGCAGTGGGTACCGGACTGGCAGAGACCTTTTCCCAATACAACAGCTTCCGGATCATCGGCGGCTTGGGGATGGGCATCGCACTGAATGTCTCGCCACTCTACATTTCCGAGATGAGCCCCTCACGGATGCGCGGGATGATGGTCTCGGTCAACCAACTCTCCATCATGCTGGGGGTGCTCTGCGCCCAAATCGTTAACTGGCGCATCTCCCTCATCGATACCGCCATGCCGGTCGATGCCACGCCGGAAATCATCGCCGGGAGTTGGAACGGCCTGACCGGCTGGCGCTGGATGTTCGGCGCGGAGGCGGTGCCGGCGGTGCTCTTCTTTGTCCTCATGTTCTTTGTGCCGGAAAGCGCCCGCTGGCTGATGAAAAAGGGACGCCACGAGGAAGCGAGAGGCGTCTTTGAAAAACTCGGTGGCAAAGCTTATGCCGATGCCGAGGTGGCCGATGTCGCCAGCACACTCCCGAAGGAAGAGATCGGCGTGGTGCGTTTTTCCGACCTGATCGAGCGACATGTCCTGAAAGTGCTCCTGCTCGGTGTCTTTCTCAGTTTCCTGCAGCAGTGGTGTGGCATGAATGCGGTCTTTTATTATGCCGCCGACATCTTCAAAGCCGCTGGCTATAATCTGAAGGCGATGATGCTGAATATTGTGGTGATCGGCAGCGTGATGGTGGTTTCCGTGTTCATCACCATGGCGCTGGTGGACCGGGTGGGACGAAAGAGCCTGCTCCTCTTCGGCTGTGGCGTACTGGCCGCCGTCTATATCGCAATTGGAATCTGTTTTCATACGGGCGTCCAAGGCCTGCCCGTGGTGCTGCTGACGCTGATCTGTGTCTCGGTATACTCCTTCACCCTCGCTCCCCTGCTCTGGGTCATTCTTTCGGAGATCTATCCCAACCGGATCCGCGGGGCCGCCATCTCGATTGCCGCGACCGCCCATTGGGTGGCCAACTTCACTCTCACCTATACTTTCCCCACCGTCAACAAGCAGCTCGGCATGTCCGGCGTGTTCTGGCTTTTCGCGGGGGTCTGCATCGTCGGTTTTCTCGTGGTACGGCGCGTGCTACCGGAGACAAAGGGGCGGACGCTGGAAGATATCGAGCGTGACCTCTACGGCGAGGTTGTGAGCAAAGATTGA
- a CDS encoding sulfatase: MCAFMHSRLLSKFQSLPAFLVVLWTTCISTALAPAAARNAVVILVDDLGWRDLSCMGSPVYETPHIDALAASGMLFTDGYAPSSICSPSRAGILTGSQPSRHGVYTVVKNRGKEAEWKVVPKQNRKFLPKDYPTIGTVLSDAGIANGTIGKWHVAVSSPSHGFAEGKWGGYLGLPINYFAPFKLGFLPKDVPEGAYLPAFIRDAGTDFLERHKDERFFLYFSTYLPHDEINNEGEDPDAEGMFRLAAPEPVVEKYRKKIAAMQRAGEDLQGHDNPVYAAMIEETDRSVGAIIDKLDELELREKTLVLFISDNGGLSKYTSNRPLRGEKTTLYEGGIRVPVIASMPGEIVAGRISHEPISGIDFYPTLCTFFGVKPSDPAKVDGEDLSKLLFDGKPLGERNLFWNFPSYNDPQVPARGPRSALRRGDWKLIHRYEDDGYELYNLNTDIGETTDLSAGRPEILQNMRQHLEASYQRFGAAASLPPNPAYRAD; this comes from the coding sequence ATGTGTGCCTTCATGCATTCTCGACTGCTCTCCAAATTTCAATCTTTGCCCGCCTTTCTCGTTGTCTTATGGACGACTTGCATTTCGACGGCCCTTGCTCCAGCAGCTGCGCGCAACGCAGTTGTCATCTTGGTCGACGACCTTGGATGGAGGGATCTCTCGTGTATGGGCAGCCCGGTTTACGAGACGCCGCACATCGATGCGCTGGCGGCAAGCGGTATGCTTTTTACCGACGGCTATGCTCCCAGTTCCATTTGCTCGCCCTCGCGGGCTGGAATCCTGACCGGATCGCAGCCGTCCCGTCATGGGGTTTATACGGTGGTGAAGAACCGCGGGAAGGAAGCGGAATGGAAGGTCGTTCCGAAACAGAATCGAAAATTTCTTCCCAAAGATTATCCGACCATCGGCACAGTGTTGAGCGATGCTGGAATCGCCAACGGCACCATCGGGAAATGGCACGTCGCGGTCAGTTCCCCGTCCCACGGTTTCGCCGAGGGCAAATGGGGCGGCTATCTGGGTTTGCCGATCAATTACTTCGCACCTTTTAAGCTAGGCTTTTTACCCAAGGATGTGCCGGAAGGCGCTTACCTGCCTGCATTCATCCGGGATGCGGGAACCGATTTTCTCGAACGGCATAAGGACGAGCGCTTCTTCCTCTATTTCTCCACTTATCTGCCGCACGACGAAATTAATAACGAGGGCGAAGACCCGGATGCCGAAGGCATGTTCCGACTTGCGGCCCCCGAGCCGGTCGTGGAAAAATACCGAAAGAAAATCGCGGCAATGCAAAGGGCCGGCGAAGATTTGCAAGGGCATGACAATCCGGTCTATGCCGCCATGATCGAAGAGACGGACCGCTCGGTCGGGGCGATTATCGATAAGCTGGATGAACTCGAATTGCGGGAGAAGACGCTGGTTCTTTTCATCTCCGACAACGGCGGGCTCAGTAAATACACCAGCAACCGTCCCCTGCGCGGCGAGAAGACCACCCTCTACGAGGGTGGTATCCGGGTGCCCGTGATCGCTTCGATGCCCGGCGAAATCGTCGCCGGAAGAATCTCGCACGAACCGATCTCCGGAATCGATTTTTATCCGACGCTCTGCACCTTTTTCGGGGTGAAGCCTTCCGACCCCGCCAAGGTCGATGGCGAGGACCTCTCCAAGTTGCTTTTTGACGGAAAACCGCTGGGTGAGCGTAACTTATTCTGGAATTTTCCGTCCTACAACGACCCTCAAGTGCCGGCCCGTGGACCGCGTAGCGCCCTGCGGCGCGGGGATTGGAAGCTCATCCACCGCTACGAGGACGACGGGTATGAGCTCTACAATCTCAACACCGACATCGGCGAAACGACCGACCTGTCGGCTGGCCGTCCGGAGATTCTCCAAAACATGCGTCAACATCTGGAGGCCAGCTATCAGCGCTTCGGTGCGGCGGCATCACTGCCGCCCAATCCGGCTTATCGGGCAGATTGA
- the hisD gene encoding histidinol dehydrogenase, whose amino-acid sequence MQKLDYSNSPKFQKALSQFCEKASASGDVSSVVSGVLQDVQKRGDAAVLEYTTKFDGAKMKAPDMRVSADELKAAKSSLSPADRKAIRASIALVKDFHKKTLPKDWKAKNAQGGTVGERFYPIQRVGLYVPGGNVPLVSSVIMSAVLAKLVKCPQIVVCTPPNAEGEIAPGMLAALAMVGIEEIYKVGGVQAIGAMAYGTETVPAVDKIYGPGNAFVMEAKRQVLGTVGIDLLPGPSEVMVIADGGAKPAHVAADLLAQAEHGSGKEIIYFATTSKVLLGKVEKEIEKQLPELSHSAKCEKVMQDRFLAVACQSLSQTATVANYIAPEHLELQVADKSIEPLTKQITTAGAILQGYMTPTVLGDFTAGPSHTLPTGRAGRFFSGLQATDFMRRSSTVRYNAKSLQAAAPVVETFARLEQLDAHGRSLTIRL is encoded by the coding sequence ATGCAAAAACTCGATTATTCCAATTCGCCGAAGTTTCAGAAGGCGTTGAGTCAGTTCTGTGAGAAGGCTTCCGCCAGCGGGGACGTTTCGTCGGTGGTGTCCGGAGTGCTGCAGGATGTCCAAAAACGCGGTGATGCGGCAGTTCTGGAATATACGACAAAATTTGACGGGGCCAAGATGAAGGCTCCGGATATGCGCGTGTCCGCCGATGAGCTGAAAGCGGCTAAATCCAGCCTTTCTCCGGCAGACCGAAAAGCTATTCGGGCATCCATTGCATTGGTGAAGGACTTTCACAAGAAGACCCTACCCAAGGACTGGAAAGCAAAGAACGCCCAGGGCGGAACGGTGGGCGAGCGCTTTTATCCCATTCAGCGTGTCGGCCTTTATGTGCCGGGTGGAAATGTCCCCTTGGTCTCGAGCGTCATTATGTCGGCCGTGCTGGCCAAGCTGGTGAAGTGTCCGCAGATTGTGGTCTGCACACCGCCGAACGCGGAAGGAGAGATTGCCCCGGGTATGCTGGCCGCACTCGCCATGGTGGGCATTGAAGAAATTTACAAAGTGGGGGGCGTGCAGGCCATTGGCGCCATGGCTTACGGGACGGAGACCGTTCCTGCGGTCGATAAGATTTACGGCCCGGGAAATGCCTTCGTTATGGAGGCCAAACGGCAGGTGCTCGGCACTGTAGGCATCGACTTGCTGCCGGGACCCAGTGAGGTGATGGTGATTGCCGACGGCGGCGCCAAGCCCGCCCACGTCGCCGCCGACTTGCTGGCTCAAGCCGAACACGGCAGTGGTAAGGAGATTATTTATTTTGCCACCACCAGTAAGGTGCTGTTGGGGAAGGTGGAGAAGGAAATCGAGAAGCAGTTGCCGGAACTCAGTCACAGCGCCAAGTGTGAAAAGGTGATGCAGGATCGTTTTCTGGCGGTGGCCTGCCAGTCCCTGAGCCAGACCGCGACTGTGGCCAACTACATTGCACCGGAACACCTGGAGCTTCAGGTTGCGGATAAGTCGATCGAACCACTGACCAAACAGATTACGACTGCCGGTGCGATCCTGCAGGGCTATATGACGCCGACGGTTTTGGGTGACTTTACCGCCGGCCCCAGCCACACACTGCCGACCGGACGAGCCGGGCGTTTCTTTAGCGGGCTGCAGGCGACCGATTTTATGCGCCGCTCCAGCACCGTGCGCTACAACGCGAAATCACTTCAAGCGGCCGCACCGGTCGTCGAGACCTTCGCACGCCTCGAGCAACTGGATGCCCACGGCAGGTCGTTGACCATTCGACTCTAG
- a CDS encoding ribose-phosphate diphosphokinase — MSESRLKIFCGNSNPALAKEICEYLKTPLGKADVVSFPDGESFVRINENIRGADVFIIQSTSNPANQNLMELFIMIDAARRASANRITAVIPFYGYARQDRKDQPRVPITSKLVANLLVSAGANRVLTVDLHAQQIQGFFDIPVDHLYASPVLFEYLKNIDTTNLSLFSPDVGGMKMASAYANMLDVPLGFIAKRRVSAERVEATSLVGETEGRDILLIDDMTETAGTLCAAAELLKKNGAKSVMAAVSHGVLNERGYERMANGPIDRLITTNTTPVKQEEGLPITVLSVAELLGEGILRIHNNASVTGLFEIKGF, encoded by the coding sequence ATGAGTGAATCGCGGTTGAAAATTTTTTGCGGGAATTCGAATCCCGCACTGGCAAAAGAAATTTGTGAGTATCTGAAGACCCCGCTGGGCAAGGCTGATGTTGTCAGCTTTCCGGACGGTGAGAGCTTTGTGCGCATTAACGAAAATATCCGCGGCGCGGACGTTTTCATTATCCAATCGACCAGCAATCCGGCGAATCAGAATCTAATGGAGCTGTTCATCATGATTGACGCGGCCCGCCGGGCCTCGGCCAATCGCATCACCGCAGTAATTCCCTTTTACGGCTACGCCAGGCAGGACCGTAAAGACCAGCCGCGGGTGCCGATCACTTCCAAATTGGTGGCCAATCTGCTGGTTTCGGCCGGTGCCAACCGTGTGCTGACGGTGGACCTCCACGCTCAGCAGATTCAGGGCTTTTTCGATATACCGGTCGACCATCTCTACGCGTCTCCGGTGCTTTTTGAATATCTCAAGAATATCGACACCACAAATCTCTCTCTCTTTTCTCCCGATGTTGGGGGGATGAAAATGGCGTCCGCCTACGCCAACATGCTCGACGTGCCGCTTGGTTTTATCGCCAAACGCCGTGTGAGTGCGGAGCGTGTGGAAGCCACCTCACTGGTCGGGGAGACGGAGGGGCGGGATATACTGTTGATCGATGACATGACGGAGACCGCAGGCACGCTCTGTGCCGCCGCCGAACTCTTGAAGAAAAACGGCGCGAAAAGCGTCATGGCGGCGGTGAGCCACGGGGTGCTGAACGAGCGTGGTTACGAGCGTATGGCCAATGGCCCGATTGACCGCCTGATCACCACCAATACGACTCCGGTCAAACAGGAAGAGGGCTTGCCGATTACCGTGCTCAGTGTGGCCGAGCTGCTGGGCGAGGGGATTCTTCGCATCCACAACAATGCAAGCGTGACCGGGCTCTTTGAGATCAAGGGCTTCTAG